The following are encoded together in the Chlamydiota bacterium genome:
- the recR gene encoding Recombination protein RecR translates to MVKYPEHLIKLIETFRKFPGVGTKSAERFAFALLNFDEDVLQKMGTYIATTKQAISFCKTCGAMEIEKHCPFCANVKRDTTLLCVVSFAKDVFAIEDTHQYTGLYHVLGAQLSPIDDFEEKLNMQKLFGRLQKQEIKEVILALDSTLEGDATALFLKEELKHLDVHISRLAFGLPLGSSLDFVDGGTLSRAVQSRLQF, encoded by the coding sequence ATGGTAAAGTATCCAGAACATTTGATTAAACTGATTGAAACGTTTCGAAAGTTTCCAGGCGTGGGCACAAAAAGTGCAGAAAGATTTGCCTTTGCACTGCTCAATTTTGATGAAGACGTTTTACAAAAAATGGGAACATATATTGCCACAACAAAACAGGCAATTAGCTTTTGCAAAACATGTGGTGCTATGGAAATTGAAAAGCACTGTCCATTTTGTGCAAATGTAAAAAGAGACACAACACTCTTGTGTGTTGTCTCTTTTGCAAAAGATGTGTTTGCAATTGAAGACACACATCAGTATACTGGACTTTACCATGTTTTAGGGGCGCAGTTATCCCCGATTGATGACTTTGAAGAAAAGTTAAATATGCAAAAGCTCTTTGGGCGTTTGCAAAAGCAAGAAATTAAAGAAGTGATTTTAGCGTTGGATTCCACATTGGAAGGCGATGCAACGGCTCTTTTTTTGAAAGAAGAGCTCAAGCATCTCGATGTGCATATTTCAAGGCTAGCATTTGGGCTTCCACTTGGGAGTTCCTTAGATTTTGTTGACGGAGGCACGCTATCTAGAGCTGTGCAAAGCCGATTGCAATTTTAA